The nucleotide window TTCTCGCTGGTCGGCATGATCGCCGGGCTGGTGTGGATGCTGCTGGGCGGCACCAGCCCGCACACCTGGTACGGCGCCGGCCTGCTGCTGGCGATCGGCATCCTGGCGACGCTGGGCCAGACCGCGATGACGCGCGCCTACAAGCGCGGCAACACCCTGCTGACCGCCAACCTGCAATACGCCGGCATCGTCTTTTCCAGCATATGGGGCATGATGATCTGGTCCGATCGGCTGAACTGGCTGTCGTGGCTGGGCATGGGGCTGATCATCGCCAGCGGCATCGCCACCACGCTGATGCGCGCGCGCCAGGGCACCGACGCCAAGCCCACGCCCGCCACGCCGGTCAAGTCGCCGGAGGCGGAAGTGCACCCCGAGGTGTAGCATCTTCCGGTAAGCCGATCCGCACTGGATTTCTTCTTTCGACCGCTACAGGATTCCCATGCAGAAACCGCTGATTTCCGTCACCGCACTGCAGTCCCTGCTGGCCGGCCCCGGCCGCTGCGTCGTCATCGACTGCAGCTTCGACCTGGCCGACCCGGCCGCCGGCCGCGAGGCCTACCGCACCGGCCACCTGCCCGGCGCCTTCTACCTGCACCTGGACAACGAGCTGTCGGGGCCTAAGAACGGCCGCAACGGCCGCCACCCGCTGCCGGACGCCGACGACCTGGTCGCGCGCCTGCAGGCGCTCGGCATCGACGACGATACCCCGGTGGTTGCCTACGACGCCCAGGGCGGCATGTTCGCCGCGCGGCTGTGGTGGCTGCTGCGCTGGATCGGCCACGATGCCGTGGCCGTGCTCGATGGCGGCAAGGACGCCTGGGTCAAGGCCGGCCTGCCGCTGGAGCACGATGCCGCCGCCGAGCCGGAAATCCCGGGCAAGATCCGCCGCGGCAAGTCGCTGGTGCCGACCGTCGATGCCGACGCGCTGGTCGCCAATCTCGACAACGGCCGGCTGCTGGTGGTGGACGCGCGCGCGCCCGACCGCTTCCGCGGCGAGAACGAGACGCTGGACCCGGTCGGCGGCCATATCCCGGGCGCGGTCAATCGTTTCTTCAAGGACAACCTGGACGCGGAGGGCCGCTTCAAGCCGGCCGGGACGCTGCGCGCGGAGTTCGGCGCGGTGCTGGGCACGCACGCCCCGGCGCAGGCGGTGATGCAGTGCGGCTCGGGCGTCACGGCCTGCCACAACCTGCTGGCGCTGGAAGCGGCGGGCCTGGGCGGCGCGGCGCTGTATCCGGGGTCGTGGAGCGAATGGTGCGCCGACCCGGCGCGCCCAGTCGCCACCGGCGCGGCCTGAGCCTAGTGTGACGAAGCCGCGGGCGCGGCGTGGCCGTGCCCGCCGTGGCTGTGCCGTTCGTGCACGCCGTTGGTGATGTAGACGATGGCGGCGATGCCCGCGGCCACCAGCACCACCTGGATCGCCGATTCGCGCCAGCGCGGCTTGCGCTGCATCTGCGGCATCAGGTCGCTGACGGCGATATAGATAAAGCTGCTGGCCGCGATCACCAGCACGTAGGGAATCCAGCCGCTCAGCTGGTCGAGCAGGAAGTAGCCGACCACCCCGCCGGCGATCGCCGCCAGGCTCGACAGCAGGTTGAAGGCAAAGGCGCGCGCCTTGGAGAAGCCGGCGTTGAGCAGCACGATAAAGTCGCCCACTTCCTGCGGGATCTCGTGCGCCGCGATCGCCAGCGCGGTGACCACGCCGATATGCGGATCCGCCAGGAACGCCGCCGCGATCACGATGCCGTCGGCAAAGTTGTGGAAGGTGTCGCCGACCAGGATGGTCAGGCCGCTGCGCCCCGCTTCCTCGCGGTCATGGCCGTGGTGGTGATGGTGCCCGTCGCCCTCGTGGTGGTGCGAATGGCGCAGCAGCGACAGTTTTTCCAGCAGGAAGAAACCCAGCAGCCCCGCCAGCAGGGTGCCGAACAGCGCGCGCGGATCGGCGCCGGACT belongs to Cupriavidus taiwanensis and includes:
- a CDS encoding ZIP family metal transporter, translated to MRAERRGRPAPPPREPIIHSTLLYILLAATISGVGSIFGAALLSLTVASRAVERMVSFSVGVLLATALLHSLPEAFESGADPRALFGTLLAGLLGFFLLEKLSLLRHSHHHEGDGHHHHHGHDREEAGRSGLTILVGDTFHNFADGIVIAAAFLADPHIGVVTALAIAAHEIPQEVGDFIVLLNAGFSKARAFAFNLLSSLAAIAGGVVGYFLLDQLSGWIPYVLVIAASSFIYIAVSDLMPQMQRKPRWRESAIQVVLVAAGIAAIVYITNGVHERHSHGGHGHAAPAASSH
- a CDS encoding sulfurtransferase codes for the protein MQKPLISVTALQSLLAGPGRCVVIDCSFDLADPAAGREAYRTGHLPGAFYLHLDNELSGPKNGRNGRHPLPDADDLVARLQALGIDDDTPVVAYDAQGGMFAARLWWLLRWIGHDAVAVLDGGKDAWVKAGLPLEHDAAAEPEIPGKIRRGKSLVPTVDADALVANLDNGRLLVVDARAPDRFRGENETLDPVGGHIPGAVNRFFKDNLDAEGRFKPAGTLRAEFGAVLGTHAPAQAVMQCGSGVTACHNLLALEAAGLGGAALYPGSWSEWCADPARPVATGAA